The following are encoded together in the Pectobacterium wasabiae CFBP 3304 genome:
- a CDS encoding IS630 family transposase gives MPIIAAIPDEERRLMRKEAQQTRDKNHSRRLIAILMLHRGMTVTDVARLLCAARSSVGRWINWFTLHGVEGLKSLRSGREPRWPVADILHILPLLVQRSPQDFGWLRSRWSTELLALIVNRLFNVALHPATLHRYLRRAGIVWRRAAPTLKIKDPHYEEKRLAIEHAVARKQTDHPVFYQDEVDIDLNPKIGADWMLKGQQKRITTPGHNQKHYLAGALHSDTGRVHYVGGNSKCTDLFINLLEALRRTYRRAKTLTIVVDNYIIHKSHKVERWLEKNKKFRLLFLPTYSPWLNPIELLWLSLHETITRNHQCRYMWQLLGRVNQFMNAASPFPGNHHGLAKVER, from the coding sequence ATGCCGATCATAGCAGCAATCCCTGATGAAGAACGACGACTAATGCGTAAAGAAGCCCAGCAGACTCGCGATAAAAACCATTCCAGACGACTCATCGCCATACTGATGCTGCATCGGGGAATGACCGTCACCGACGTCGCAAGACTGCTCTGTGCCGCTCGCTCATCCGTCGGAAGATGGATAAATTGGTTTACTTTACATGGCGTTGAAGGATTAAAGAGCCTCAGGTCTGGACGAGAACCACGTTGGCCAGTCGCGGATATCCTGCATATTTTGCCGCTTCTGGTTCAGCGTTCCCCTCAGGACTTTGGCTGGCTGCGTTCCCGCTGGAGCACTGAGTTATTGGCACTTATCGTTAATCGGCTTTTTAATGTAGCGCTTCATCCCGCCACGTTGCACCGCTACCTGAGACGAGCGGGTATTGTCTGGCGCAGAGCCGCACCGACACTGAAAATCAAAGACCCGCACTATGAGGAAAAGCGACTCGCTATCGAACACGCTGTCGCCCGGAAGCAGACAGACCATCCGGTATTCTATCAGGATGAAGTCGATATCGACCTGAACCCGAAAATCGGCGCGGACTGGATGCTCAAAGGACAACAGAAGCGTATTACTACGCCGGGACATAACCAAAAACATTATCTGGCAGGTGCACTGCATTCGGACACGGGGCGAGTCCATTATGTCGGCGGTAACAGCAAGTGCACTGATTTATTTATCAACCTGTTAGAGGCATTACGGCGCACATACCGGCGAGCAAAAACGCTCACGATAGTGGTAGATAACTACATTATCCATAAAAGCCACAAGGTGGAGCGCTGGCTGGAGAAAAATAAGAAGTTCCGGTTGTTGTTCCTGCCAACGTATTCGCCGTGGCTGAATCCAATAGAATTGCTGTGGCTGTCGTTGCACGAAACCATAACGCGTAACCATCAGTGCCGATATATGTGGCAATTGCTGGGTCGGGTAAATCAATTTATGAATGCGGCCTCACCGTTCCCCGGCAATCATCATGGTCTGGCTAAAGTGGAGCGATAA
- a CDS encoding tyrosine-type recombinase/integrase yields MSLNDSKIRNLKPSVKPFKVSDSHGLYLLVNPGGSRLWYLKYRINKKESRLGLGAYPDVSLADARQQRDGIRKLLAQNINPAQQRAAERTTSSPEKTFKHVALEWHKSNRSWSENHAIRLLASMNNHIFPIIGHLPVTELKTRHFIDLLKGIENKGLLEVAARTRQHMCNIMRHAVHQELIEHNPAANLDGIIAPPIKRHYPALPLEKLPELLTRIEDYKQGRELTRLAVSLTLHLFIRSSELRFARWSEIDFRNKIWTIPATRESIPGVRYSGRGAKMRTPHIVPLSHQSIAILKQIRDISGHQELIFPGDHNPYKPMCENTVNKALRLMGYDTKDQICGHGFRAMACSALMESGLWSQDAVERQMSHQERNSVRAAYIHKAEYLDARKAMMQWWSDYLDTCREAYVPPYIWGSRG; encoded by the coding sequence ATGTCTCTTAACGACTCAAAAATCCGCAACTTAAAACCATCCGTAAAACCCTTCAAAGTTTCTGATTCTCACGGTCTGTACCTGTTGGTTAATCCAGGCGGTTCACGTCTCTGGTATCTCAAATACCGTATCAATAAAAAAGAATCTCGCCTCGGCTTAGGTGCCTATCCTGATGTATCTCTGGCCGACGCTCGTCAACAACGTGACGGTATTCGAAAATTGCTGGCGCAGAATATCAACCCCGCACAACAGCGCGCTGCTGAAAGAACCACTTCCTCACCAGAGAAAACCTTCAAGCATGTGGCATTAGAGTGGCATAAAAGCAACCGCTCATGGTCAGAGAACCATGCCATCCGTCTGCTTGCCAGCATGAATAACCATATCTTCCCGATAATTGGACACCTGCCGGTCACAGAACTAAAAACTCGCCACTTCATCGATCTGCTGAAAGGGATTGAGAATAAAGGTTTGCTGGAAGTGGCGGCACGCACCCGGCAGCATATGTGCAATATCATGCGCCATGCCGTGCATCAGGAGTTGATAGAGCATAATCCGGCGGCCAATCTGGACGGTATCATCGCCCCGCCCATTAAACGCCACTACCCTGCCCTCCCGCTGGAGAAACTACCGGAACTGTTGACTCGCATTGAGGACTACAAGCAAGGGCGAGAATTAACCCGTTTGGCAGTATCACTTACTCTGCACCTGTTCATCCGTTCCAGCGAACTACGTTTCGCCCGTTGGTCTGAGATCGATTTTAGAAACAAAATCTGGACCATTCCGGCTACCCGTGAATCCATTCCTGGTGTGCGTTATTCCGGGCGTGGTGCCAAAATGCGCACGCCACATATCGTCCCCCTCTCTCATCAGTCTATCGCTATTCTGAAACAGATACGGGATATCTCTGGGCATCAGGAACTGATATTCCCCGGTGACCATAATCCGTATAAACCAATGTGCGAAAACACGGTGAATAAAGCTCTGCGCTTGATGGGTTATGACACGAAAGATCAAATCTGCGGCCACGGATTCCGGGCAATGGCCTGTAGTGCCCTGATGGAATCAGGTCTATGGTCACAGGATGCTGTTGAACGTCAGATGAGCCATCAGGAACGCAACAGCGTCCGAGCGGCCTACATCCACAAAGCAGAATATCTCGACGCTCGTAAAGCGATGATGCAATGGTGGTCAGATTATCTGGATACGTGCAGGGAAGCCTATGTGCCACCGTATATCTGGGGGTCAAGGGGATAA
- a CDS encoding sensor histidine kinase has protein sequence MRNFWHYLRIPTLVRRIMIAQMLLLTLIWCIFLTYILWDNLRSPPMLSGSKTYETILTVVDRMGDRPRDLTDVLEKFSKALREGYGGGEDPKMSISLIVRKNKEIIYSSDGAPVDVTNTAYGMIQSIQSNGRAWTSRTLKSRSSDTEVTLLTPAGGWNFFIYLNSRGYYILPLLVCIPFLLFPAWLSIRIAMRPWNKVANEVCLRTPEDISPLKAVPKHKELRQIVDAINIFLARVRESTERERTFIADAAHELRTPLAAMRVNVEALQSDVSNCSQQELLAGIIRSNSRAARLVNQLLLLMHSEARIDVVMEPVPLTTLIQERMAELAPLAAESRIELEFYSHDEVWITGVRERLMSLIDNLIENAVKYSPDGGRVEVEVRSLDKSTQLRISDAGPGIRVELRERVFDRFFRDPNQIQSGSGLGLAIVKAVAQQHNSSVFLSTSAEGGLMVIVDIPNQNSV, from the coding sequence ATGCGTAATTTTTGGCACTATCTGAGAATCCCAACGCTAGTACGGCGAATTATGATCGCCCAGATGCTATTACTCACGCTGATTTGGTGTATTTTTCTGACCTACATTTTATGGGATAACTTACGTAGCCCTCCAATGCTATCAGGCAGCAAAACCTATGAAACCATTCTGACAGTGGTGGATCGTATGGGGGATCGCCCGCGCGATCTAACCGATGTGCTGGAAAAATTCAGTAAGGCATTGCGGGAAGGCTATGGCGGAGGTGAAGACCCAAAAATGTCAATCAGCCTAATCGTTCGGAAGAATAAAGAGATAATTTATTCATCTGATGGCGCTCCGGTAGATGTGACAAATACCGCTTATGGGATGATTCAAAGTATTCAGAGTAACGGCCGCGCTTGGACTAGCCGTACTCTGAAGTCTAGGAGCTCCGACACAGAGGTGACACTGCTCACTCCTGCTGGAGGCTGGAACTTCTTCATATACCTGAACTCGCGCGGATACTACATATTACCGCTGCTGGTATGCATTCCCTTTCTTTTGTTTCCTGCGTGGCTGTCAATCCGCATTGCAATGCGTCCTTGGAACAAGGTGGCAAATGAAGTTTGCTTACGAACACCAGAAGATATTTCTCCCTTAAAAGCAGTGCCAAAGCACAAGGAGCTTCGCCAAATAGTGGACGCGATTAATATATTCCTTGCTAGGGTACGAGAAAGCACTGAAAGGGAACGGACTTTCATTGCAGATGCCGCTCACGAGTTGCGTACTCCGCTGGCTGCAATGCGAGTCAATGTTGAGGCTCTGCAGTCCGATGTAAGCAACTGTAGTCAACAGGAATTGCTTGCAGGGATTATTCGTAGCAATAGCCGTGCTGCTCGTCTCGTCAATCAGTTGCTGTTGCTGATGCACAGTGAAGCGCGCATTGACGTTGTTATGGAGCCTGTGCCGCTGACGACGCTCATACAAGAGCGAATGGCTGAGTTGGCACCGCTAGCTGCTGAGAGCAGAATTGAGCTTGAGTTCTACTCTCATGATGAAGTCTGGATTACAGGTGTCAGGGAGCGCCTGATGTCGCTGATCGACAACTTAATTGAAAATGCTGTGAAGTACAGTCCTGACGGCGGGCGGGTTGAGGTAGAGGTACGATCATTAGATAAATCCACTCAATTGCGTATCTCAGATGCAGGGCCCGGAATCAGGGTTGAATTGAGGGAGCGGGTATTCGACAGATTTTTTCGTGATCCCAATCAGATACAAAGCGGGAGCGGATTGGGGCTTGCAATAGTCAAAGCGGTTGCGCAGCAACATAACAGCAGTGTTTTCCTAAGTACGTCTGCAGAAGGTGGGCTCATGGTTATTGTTGATATACCAAATCAAAATTCCGTCTGA
- a CDS encoding response regulator, whose translation MKILLIEDDIDLGNGVRIALTDQGLDVIWVRRKVDALHQLDVCVPELVLLDLGLPDGDGMSLMARLRQQFKGIPVIILTARGTLQDRLTGLDAGADDYLVKPFVLAELLARVRALVRRSYGFQNEVIEIRGLSLHVPTRRVTVSERHVDLTVSEYALLETLMLRADRVMTRSFLEERIFGAKENMSNALDVHMGNLRRKIGDGYVRTVRGVGFVIDTVPIQRGGG comes from the coding sequence GTGAAAATTCTCCTAATCGAAGACGACATCGATCTCGGCAATGGTGTACGTATTGCCCTCACAGACCAGGGATTAGATGTCATATGGGTTCGCCGTAAAGTGGATGCTCTGCATCAACTCGATGTATGCGTGCCAGAACTTGTATTGCTTGACCTCGGCCTGCCCGATGGTGATGGCATGAGCCTGATGGCGCGTCTGCGTCAGCAGTTCAAGGGGATCCCCGTCATCATCCTGACTGCTCGAGGCACGCTGCAAGATCGCTTGACTGGGCTGGATGCTGGTGCAGACGACTATCTCGTCAAACCTTTTGTTCTCGCCGAGTTATTGGCTAGGGTGAGAGCACTTGTGCGGCGCAGTTATGGGTTTCAGAATGAGGTGATAGAGATTCGAGGGCTATCTCTCCATGTGCCGACTCGTCGCGTTACCGTGAGCGAAAGGCATGTTGATTTGACGGTAAGTGAATACGCGCTGCTTGAAACGTTAATGTTGCGTGCTGACCGTGTTATGACACGTAGTTTTCTGGAAGAAAGAATCTTCGGTGCAAAAGAAAATATGAGTAATGCGCTCGATGTACATATGGGAAATTTGCGTCGCAAAATCGGTGACGGCTATGTGCGAACGGTGAGAGGTGTTGGGTTTGTCATTGATACCGTACCCATTCAGAGGGGGGGAGGTTGA
- a CDS encoding MipA/OmpV family protein, translating to MRTIELSHKFLHSLSGRTLGKLLSGFVLALLATPILASEQKQGNELTLGGGVEVAPRYSGSDENRVTTALVIDYSMVNGFFISSTRGIGYGNNIGKFDYSAALSYRAGRKDRDVDSDSLSYGSDYLRGMGDVKGSAIGMLGLGYEVTDWLNFQLQAEVPVSQRSNGEALHFSIVSPLYMSSKNSVTLALTSSWGTSKYMQTYYGVSASQSAASRFTRYDAKSGIYAYSLNMDWTHKLNQDWSVVAAAGFTQLAGDARNSPIVQRKTSPTGSLKVTYSF from the coding sequence ATGAGAACGATCGAACTGAGTCATAAGTTCCTCCATTCACTCTCGGGGCGTACCCTGGGAAAATTGTTGTCAGGATTTGTCCTAGCATTACTGGCAACCCCAATACTGGCATCAGAACAGAAACAGGGCAACGAGTTGACCCTAGGAGGAGGAGTGGAGGTTGCGCCACGTTATTCTGGTTCGGATGAAAACCGAGTCACGACGGCCCTAGTGATTGATTACTCGATGGTAAATGGTTTCTTCATCAGCTCCACGCGTGGTATCGGTTATGGTAACAACATCGGCAAATTTGATTACAGCGCTGCGCTAAGTTATCGCGCAGGCCGAAAGGATCGTGACGTGGACAGCGACTCACTCAGCTACGGTAGCGACTACCTGCGCGGTATGGGTGACGTTAAGGGCTCAGCTATCGGTATGCTTGGCCTAGGATACGAGGTGACCGACTGGCTTAATTTTCAATTGCAGGCTGAGGTACCGGTTTCTCAGCGAAGCAATGGTGAGGCTCTGCATTTCAGCATTGTCAGCCCGCTTTATATGTCATCGAAAAACTCTGTGACGCTGGCGCTGACCAGTAGTTGGGGAACCAGTAAGTACATGCAGACTTACTACGGAGTAAGTGCATCACAGTCGGCTGCATCGAGGTTTACTCGATATGATGCCAAGTCTGGTATTTATGCCTACTCACTGAATATGGACTGGACGCACAAGCTTAATCAAGACTGGAGCGTAGTTGCCGCAGCAGGTTTTACGCAGTTGGCTGGTGATGCACGAAACAGTCCAATTGTTCAACGAAAAACATCGCCCACTGGCAGCCTGAAGGTGACATATAGCTTCTGA
- a CDS encoding AlpA family transcriptional regulator, producing MTSHQLLRLKQVEVKTGLKRSQIYLYMKEGTFPSSIKIGPASVAWLESEIDEWINLKLANRLTR from the coding sequence ATGACATCGCATCAGTTATTACGTCTGAAACAAGTGGAAGTAAAAACCGGCCTGAAACGCTCGCAAATCTACCTGTACATGAAAGAAGGCACCTTTCCCTCTTCAATAAAGATTGGGCCTGCCAGCGTAGCCTGGCTCGAATCTGAGATTGATGAGTGGATCAACCTAAAATTAGCTAATCGCTTAACGCGCTAA
- a CDS encoding DUF2857 domain-containing protein, whose product MFPSLNYAVLTNALAALKEGNFRYCETLGFTFDELNALNQLSLDELFIVSRASTQFMSITVRHDVLQQILTLSHQEAQRQQQINRAVRLGGSIALLNHFFGLTSNEVCARRRLLNVTIPYGRTPIPDEDIDAEIWLSWKKNRSENLDTPDALEAMMLVTESLSSREKGPSLTAVWNRITGCEKETLNRRTSHAR is encoded by the coding sequence ATGTTTCCCTCACTGAATTATGCAGTATTAACAAACGCCCTTGCCGCGCTCAAGGAAGGTAATTTTCGTTATTGTGAAACGTTAGGATTCACATTCGACGAATTGAATGCCCTCAATCAGCTATCCCTCGACGAACTGTTTATCGTCAGCCGGGCATCGACACAGTTTATGTCGATCACTGTCCGTCACGACGTTCTACAACAGATCCTGACGCTGTCCCACCAAGAAGCGCAACGCCAGCAGCAGATAAATCGCGCCGTCAGATTGGGAGGATCTATTGCACTCCTTAATCATTTTTTTGGCCTCACCTCGAATGAAGTCTGCGCTCGTCGCCGATTGCTGAATGTCACCATCCCTTATGGCCGAACACCTATTCCAGATGAAGACATTGATGCAGAAATTTGGCTGTCATGGAAAAAGAACCGCTCTGAAAACCTTGATACACCTGACGCACTGGAAGCAATGATGCTGGTTACTGAATCCTTATCTTCTAGGGAAAAGGGGCCTTCCCTGACCGCCGTCTGGAACCGTATCACCGGTTGTGAGAAAGAAACACTGAACAGGAGGACATCGCATGCCAGATGA
- a CDS encoding TraR/DksA family transcriptional regulator: MPDEIDRDQEFNEQRLEEMIEQNRFKPGTTPSLHYCRLCGELIPEKRRETLPGVTTCTECQTILERRQR, translated from the coding sequence ATGCCAGATGAGATCGATCGCGATCAAGAATTTAATGAGCAACGTCTGGAAGAGATGATTGAACAAAACCGTTTCAAGCCAGGAACAACGCCCTCATTACATTACTGCCGTTTGTGCGGTGAACTCATTCCCGAGAAGCGGAGAGAAACCCTGCCGGGCGTGACAACCTGTACGGAATGCCAAACCATACTTGAGCGTCGTCAACGCTGA
- a CDS encoding DEAD/DEAH box helicase family protein, protein MMVDFGKLRDNQRKPAPIEPLEIFRRLPKPAGMNDLYSSQSDVLENWFNIRNQKDIIFKLHTGGGKTLVGLLMAQSSLNEKKGPVLYLAPNKNLVSQTREKAKDIGIQTVSYIPGTALHEDFINSKAIMVATYSALFNGRSKFGVLGDGKELIETGTIILDDAHSSFSVVRECFTFEVSSKKDRIVFEEISSLFRADFVALEKEGTFDSIMSGESNSILEIPYWAWNLRKEEVRQIVRSLTGDSMSWPLISDYLSYCHAILTKKGFTITPVLPLIHLFPSFQNAQRRIYMSATIADDSELVRTFNISINSLSNQLKSNSLAGISERMILIPELMPFQFNIDDTIKKLVIWLSENKKRVLILTPSTLQAEKWRDVSKIPKNNGEVDTFIKELINGTSDRPLTLINRYDGIDLPGEACRLVVMDELPKGTSDYDNYRAMALAGGAAINQLLAQRIEQGIGRGARGSGDYCIIIMAGKALSSWIARESNFSLLTNATRAQIDMGNTVSKEISSAKELAETMRKSLNRDEEWVEYHAETLAESVDKNHTNNSDLEYSLTERKSLELWLNGHSEKAIARIREFTSNKIVDQKSKGWLLQLAAKISHHWGQEELSADLQKEAFACNIHLQRPQVKPPYIKMNIPDEQSKSISSLFDGYRARLGVYREFESNTSFLHENASSNQFEESLCNLGKYLGFSSERFDNNGDGPDVMWITHDKTAYLIEAKSGKKERNPLNKKEHGQLLIAELWFIANYGREYNILRVSVQHDDKATHNAYATDSFVLTMAKIKELRTDASKIIKEISQSQLQKEELPNLASQLLMTSKVRMKELVHNYLENFNKS, encoded by the coding sequence ATGATGGTTGATTTCGGAAAGTTAAGAGATAACCAAAGAAAACCCGCACCTATAGAACCGTTAGAGATTTTCAGAAGACTTCCTAAACCAGCAGGTATGAACGATCTTTATTCAAGCCAATCTGATGTGCTTGAAAATTGGTTTAATATTAGGAATCAAAAGGATATAATATTTAAACTCCACACTGGTGGAGGTAAAACCTTAGTCGGTCTCCTAATGGCTCAGTCTTCTTTGAATGAGAAGAAAGGCCCCGTATTGTATCTTGCCCCTAACAAAAACCTTGTATCTCAAACTAGAGAAAAAGCGAAGGATATAGGAATACAAACTGTAAGTTATATTCCTGGAACAGCATTGCATGAAGATTTTATAAACAGCAAAGCTATAATGGTCGCAACATACAGCGCTTTATTCAATGGAAGAAGTAAGTTTGGAGTTCTGGGAGATGGGAAAGAATTAATTGAAACAGGTACTATAATATTAGACGATGCCCATTCATCGTTCTCTGTTGTAAGAGAGTGTTTTACTTTTGAAGTATCATCAAAAAAAGATAGGATCGTTTTTGAAGAAATAAGCTCTTTGTTTAGAGCAGATTTTGTTGCTCTTGAAAAAGAGGGAACATTTGACTCTATAATGTCAGGTGAGAGTAATAGTATATTAGAAATCCCATATTGGGCTTGGAATCTGAGAAAAGAGGAAGTAAGGCAAATAGTGCGAAGTTTGACTGGAGACTCAATGTCTTGGCCACTTATAAGCGATTATCTTTCATACTGTCATGCTATCTTAACGAAGAAAGGGTTTACTATTACCCCTGTTTTACCTTTAATTCATCTTTTCCCTTCATTCCAAAATGCACAACGCAGAATATACATGTCTGCAACTATAGCAGATGATAGCGAGTTAGTTAGAACCTTTAATATATCAATTAATTCCTTAAGTAACCAATTAAAATCAAATTCACTGGCTGGAATTAGCGAAAGGATGATATTAATCCCTGAGTTAATGCCATTTCAATTTAATATTGATGATACAATTAAAAAACTTGTAATCTGGCTTTCAGAGAATAAGAAAAGGGTTTTAATATTGACACCTTCAACTCTTCAGGCGGAGAAATGGAGAGATGTATCAAAGATACCCAAGAACAATGGTGAAGTTGATACATTTATCAAAGAGTTAATCAATGGAACCAGTGATAGACCTTTAACATTAATTAATAGATATGATGGTATTGATTTACCAGGAGAAGCATGTCGACTAGTTGTAATGGATGAGTTACCTAAAGGTACCTCTGATTACGACAATTACAGGGCTATGGCTTTAGCTGGAGGTGCTGCTATTAATCAATTGCTTGCCCAAAGAATCGAGCAAGGTATCGGTAGAGGGGCAAGAGGTAGCGGCGATTATTGTATTATTATTATGGCAGGTAAAGCATTGTCGTCATGGATCGCGCGAGAAAGTAACTTTAGCCTTTTGACAAATGCAACTCGTGCGCAGATAGATATGGGGAATACTGTCAGTAAAGAAATATCATCAGCAAAAGAATTAGCGGAAACGATGAGAAAAAGTCTGAATCGTGATGAGGAATGGGTCGAATATCATGCAGAAACTTTAGCTGAAAGTGTCGATAAAAATCATACAAATAATTCAGATTTAGAATACTCATTGACCGAGAGGAAATCTTTAGAATTATGGTTGAATGGTCACTCAGAAAAAGCAATTGCCAGAATAAGGGAGTTTACAAGTAACAAAATAGTTGACCAAAAATCTAAGGGATGGTTATTGCAGTTAGCTGCGAAAATATCTCATCATTGGGGGCAGGAAGAGTTATCCGCTGATTTACAAAAAGAGGCTTTTGCGTGCAATATTCACTTGCAGAGACCTCAAGTAAAACCGCCTTATATAAAAATGAATATCCCAGATGAGCAAAGTAAATCTATATCCTCCTTATTTGACGGATATAGGGCAAGGCTGGGTGTATATAGAGAGTTCGAAAGTAATACCTCCTTTTTACACGAGAATGCATCTTCCAATCAATTTGAAGAGTCTTTGTGCAACCTAGGAAAATATTTGGGTTTTAGCTCAGAAAGATTCGATAATAATGGTGATGGTCCGGATGTCATGTGGATTACTCATGATAAAACTGCCTATCTTATCGAAGCGAAAAGTGGAAAAAAGGAGAGGAATCCTCTAAATAAAAAAGAACATGGTCAACTTTTGATCGCTGAGCTATGGTTCATAGCTAATTATGGAAGGGAATATAATATATTACGCGTTTCAGTTCAGCATGATGATAAGGCAACTCATAATGCTTATGCCACGGATAGTTTTGTACTTACAATGGCGAAGATAAAGGAATTAAGAACTGATGCTTCCAAAATAATTAAGGAAATTAGCCAAAGTCAACTTCAAAAAGAGGAGTTGCCCAATTTAGCCTCTCAGTTATTGATGACATCTAAAGTTCGCATGAAAGAATTAGTTCATAATTACTTGGAAAACTTCAACAAAAGTTAA
- a CDS encoding lytic transglycosylase domain-containing protein, with the protein MLSPTAFLAAAMQCAVTVHPSTAFDVAKVESSFNPYAVAEIVPKKERIPGSVGVISHQPTSKQTAINIIKQVVAKGRRYSVGLMQITSTNFRHYGVTAHDLLDPCTNLSVFERILTDCYQRGGTLKRALSCYYSGNFDTGQLPESAFNQTSYIQRIGYAVPSTREDLKRSTTSQSTPEIHYPTTVLRGELTDIATPVLTPLHYPDAIIRGDVSLPVFNEEK; encoded by the coding sequence ATGCTTTCCCCCACTGCCTTTCTGGCGGCGGCCATGCAGTGTGCCGTCACTGTTCACCCCTCCACCGCGTTTGATGTGGCTAAAGTGGAATCCAGCTTTAATCCTTATGCCGTCGCTGAAATTGTGCCAAAGAAGGAGAGAATACCCGGCAGCGTAGGTGTCATTTCTCACCAGCCCACCAGCAAACAAACTGCCATCAACATCATCAAGCAGGTAGTCGCAAAAGGTCGCCGCTATTCGGTCGGGCTGATGCAAATCACCAGTACCAACTTTCGCCATTACGGCGTAACAGCACATGACTTGTTAGACCCCTGCACTAATCTGTCTGTTTTTGAGCGAATACTCACCGACTGCTACCAACGCGGTGGCACGCTGAAAAGAGCACTCAGTTGCTACTATTCCGGCAATTTCGATACGGGTCAGTTGCCAGAATCCGCCTTTAACCAAACCAGTTATATCCAGCGTATTGGCTATGCGGTCCCGTCAACGCGGGAAGATCTCAAGCGTAGTACCACCAGCCAATCCACCCCAGAGATTCATTACCCGACCACCGTCCTACGCGGTGAACTTACCGATATAGCCACACCTGTTTTGACCCCCTTGCACTATCCCGACGCCATCATTCGCGGCGATGTATCCCTACCTGTATTTAATGAGGAGAAATGA
- a CDS encoding TrbC/VirB2 family protein: MTMQKRKYWPAFSSLLISTQTLAAGSGFNKANDTLSNTSSGLLGLAAVTITLATMWVGYKVLFDGKSLHDMRNVIIGAILIVGASGFGAYWAS; the protein is encoded by the coding sequence ATGACGATGCAAAAACGTAAATACTGGCCTGCGTTTTCTTCCCTGTTGATATCGACACAGACACTGGCAGCAGGGAGCGGGTTTAATAAAGCCAACGATACGCTGAGTAATACGTCCAGTGGTTTGCTTGGGTTGGCCGCCGTCACGATCACGCTGGCTACCATGTGGGTGGGTTACAAGGTACTGTTTGACGGTAAAAGCCTGCATGACATGCGCAACGTCATTATCGGAGCCATCCTGATTGTCGGCGCATCGGGCTTTGGTGCCTATTGGGCATCCTAG